In a genomic window of Nostoc sp. UHCC 0870:
- a CDS encoding 3'(2'),5'-bisphosphate nucleotidase CysQ family protein has translation MKDLQEILAIARAVGWGAADILQSYYHGTATDPNLDVQYKQNEPVTVADVVVSQYILQKLQAALGNEDFAYISEETYKSRLDTDTYSAPDWVWIIDPLDGTRDFIDKTGDYAVHIALVKGHRPVLAVVAVPEKAKLYYATKGGGTFVETRNDAVPLQLLFSNNNKPIEDLTLVVSRSHRNQRLDYLLQNLPLRHQKAVGSVGCKIAAILEQQADIYISLSGKSAPKDWDMAAPELILTEAGGNFTHFNGDPLKYNTGDINQWGGLLASNSQHHHVLCQEAEKILAL, from the coding sequence ATGAAAGACTTACAAGAAATACTAGCGATCGCTCGTGCCGTCGGTTGGGGCGCAGCAGACATATTACAATCTTACTATCACGGCACTGCTACAGACCCTAATCTGGACGTGCAGTATAAACAAAATGAACCTGTCACCGTCGCTGATGTCGTAGTCAGTCAATACATTCTCCAAAAGCTACAAGCAGCCTTGGGTAACGAAGATTTTGCTTACATCAGCGAAGAAACCTATAAATCCAGACTAGATACAGATACATACTCTGCACCTGATTGGGTATGGATTATTGATCCTCTAGATGGTACGCGTGATTTCATCGATAAGACTGGGGATTATGCAGTTCACATCGCTTTAGTTAAAGGACATAGACCAGTCTTAGCAGTAGTTGCAGTACCAGAAAAAGCAAAACTGTACTACGCTACCAAAGGAGGCGGGACATTTGTAGAAACCCGCAACGATGCTGTTCCCCTACAACTACTATTTAGTAACAATAATAAGCCGATTGAAGATTTAACTTTAGTTGTTAGTCGCTCTCACCGCAATCAACGCTTAGATTATCTACTGCAAAACTTGCCTTTACGCCATCAAAAAGCCGTCGGTAGTGTTGGTTGTAAAATAGCCGCCATTCTCGAACAACAAGCAGACATTTACATTTCCCTTTCTGGCAAGTCTGCGCCCAAAGATTGGGATATGGCAGCACCAGAACTGATTTTAACAGAAGCTGGGGGAAATTTTACTCATTTCAATGGTGATCCATTAAAATACAATACTGGCGACATTAATCAGTGGGGTGGATTGCTCGCTAGTAATAGTCAGCATCATCATGTATTGTGTCAAGAAGCAGAAAAAATATTAGCTTTATAG
- a CDS encoding folate/biopterin family MFS transporter, translating to MLIHSPGLSKKVKDSIKEKIFFGNEPSAELIAILTVYFVQGILGLARLAVSFFLKDELSLSPVQVSALLGIVALPWIIKPLFGFMSDGLPIFGYRRRPYLVLSGILGAISWVSLATIVHDRWAATFAIALGSLSVAVSDVIVDSLVVERARVESQADAGSLQSLCWGASALGGLITAYFSGLLLEHFTTRTVFWITAAFPLIVSGVAWLIAESPVSKDAQDKTNTLSIKHQIGQLRQAITQKTIWLPTAFVFIWQATPTADAAFFFFSTNELHFEPEFLGRVRLVTSFAALIGVWIFQRFLKSVPFRVIFGWSTVISAALGMTMLLLVTHTNRALGIDDHWFSLGDSLVLTVMGQIAYMPVLVLAARLCPSGVEASLFALLMSVSNLAGMVSYEFGAIIMHWLGITESNFDSLWFLVLITNLSTLLPLPFLNWLPADDSQAEIELIPNLMSEIMLREPESETVE from the coding sequence ATGCTGATTCACTCCCCTGGCTTATCCAAGAAGGTCAAGGACTCAATAAAAGAGAAAATCTTCTTCGGTAATGAACCTAGTGCCGAGTTAATCGCCATTCTTACCGTTTACTTTGTCCAAGGAATTTTGGGGTTAGCGCGTTTAGCCGTCAGTTTTTTCCTTAAAGATGAATTGTCACTGAGTCCTGTACAGGTATCGGCACTATTGGGAATTGTCGCCCTACCTTGGATTATCAAGCCCCTATTTGGTTTTATGTCTGATGGTTTACCTATATTTGGCTACCGTCGTCGGCCATACTTGGTGCTATCGGGGATACTCGGTGCTATATCCTGGGTAAGTTTAGCGACCATAGTTCATGATAGATGGGCAGCTACATTTGCGATCGCACTCGGTTCTCTCTCCGTTGCCGTTAGTGATGTGATCGTTGACTCGTTAGTTGTGGAAAGAGCCAGGGTAGAATCTCAAGCCGATGCCGGTTCACTACAATCATTATGTTGGGGTGCTTCCGCATTAGGCGGCTTAATCACAGCATATTTTAGTGGATTGCTCCTGGAACACTTTACAACCCGTACTGTATTCTGGATTACTGCTGCATTCCCTTTGATTGTTTCAGGTGTAGCTTGGTTGATTGCTGAATCACCTGTTAGCAAAGACGCTCAGGATAAAACCAACACTCTCAGCATTAAGCATCAAATAGGACAGCTACGGCAAGCCATTACCCAAAAAACTATTTGGCTACCGACAGCATTTGTCTTTATCTGGCAAGCTACCCCAACAGCCGATGCAGCCTTTTTCTTCTTCAGCACCAACGAACTCCACTTTGAACCAGAATTTTTAGGACGGGTGCGTTTGGTGACAAGTTTCGCGGCTTTAATTGGTGTTTGGATTTTTCAACGCTTCTTAAAAAGTGTTCCCTTCCGAGTAATTTTTGGTTGGAGTACAGTGATTTCCGCCGCCTTGGGAATGACAATGCTGCTACTGGTGACACACACAAACCGAGCTTTAGGCATAGATGACCACTGGTTTAGCTTGGGTGATAGCTTGGTTCTCACAGTTATGGGACAAATTGCCTATATGCCTGTGTTAGTCTTAGCTGCGAGACTTTGCCCATCAGGAGTAGAAGCCAGCCTATTTGCATTGTTGATGTCAGTATCAAATTTAGCCGGCATGGTTTCCTACGAGTTTGGAGCTATTATTATGCACTGGCTAGGAATCACCGAAAGCAATTTTGATTCCCTTTGGTTCTTGGTACTGATTACTAATCTCAGCACCTTACTACCATTGCCTTTTCTCAACTGGCTACCTGCTGATGATTCACAAGCAGAAATAGAATTAATACCCAACTTGATGTCAGAAATAATGCTGCGAGAACCTGAATCAGAAACAGTTGAATGA
- the rsmI gene encoding 16S rRNA (cytidine(1402)-2'-O)-methyltransferase, with protein sequence MQTDPKPGTLYIVGTPIGNLEDITLRAVRILQNVDLIAAEDTRHTGKLLQHLQVKTPQTSYHEHNSSSRIPELIEHLQGGKAIALVSDAGMPGISDPGYELVKACIEAKIPVVPIPGASAAITALSAAGLPTDKFVFEGFLPAKSQQRREHLETLQTESRTIIFYESPHRLRDTLQDLADIWGSDRQIVMARELTKLYEEFWRGSIGDAIAHYQQKEPQGEYTLVLAGNPPSQPLLTEAQLKAELEQLMRQGISRSQASRQLNKYTALNRRQVYQIALAIDLNPE encoded by the coding sequence ATGCAAACCGATCCCAAACCAGGAACACTATATATAGTTGGCACACCCATTGGTAACTTAGAAGATATTACCTTGCGAGCGGTGCGGATTTTGCAGAATGTGGATTTGATTGCCGCAGAGGATACGCGCCACACGGGGAAATTACTACAACATTTACAAGTTAAAACACCCCAAACAAGTTACCACGAGCATAATAGTAGTAGTCGCATCCCAGAATTAATAGAGCATTTGCAGGGTGGAAAAGCGATCGCTTTAGTTAGTGATGCGGGTATGCCAGGAATTTCTGATCCGGGGTATGAATTGGTGAAGGCTTGCATTGAAGCAAAGATTCCCGTAGTTCCCATTCCTGGCGCGAGTGCAGCGATTACGGCGTTGAGTGCGGCGGGACTACCAACAGATAAGTTTGTGTTTGAGGGGTTTTTACCTGCGAAAAGTCAGCAACGACGAGAACATTTAGAGACTTTACAGACAGAATCTCGCACTATAATTTTCTACGAATCGCCCCACCGTTTACGAGATACTTTACAAGACTTAGCAGATATTTGGGGAAGCGATCGCCAAATTGTGATGGCGCGGGAGTTAACTAAATTGTATGAGGAATTTTGGCGGGGAAGTATTGGCGATGCGATCGCCCACTATCAACAAAAAGAACCCCAAGGTGAATATACTCTAGTATTAGCAGGGAATCCCCCCAGTCAACCCCTACTCACAGAAGCACAACTCAAAGCCGAACTAGAACAATTAATGCGTCAAGGTATATCGCGATCGCAAGCTAGCCGACAATTAAATAAATATACTGCCCTTAACCGTCGTCAAGTTTATCAAATTGCTCTGGCGATTGATCTCAATCCTGAATAA
- a CDS encoding SDR family NAD(P)-dependent oxidoreductase, translating to MSFIDELNHTNVLIIGASQGIGLGFIKKLLQDGRINKIYATYRQPESASELIDLSEQYSSRLTCLILDITDELQIAESIKQIRTQIDKLHLVINCVGLLHEGDLQPEKSLRQINADNLLRYFQVNSVGAVLLAKHLLPLFRHNESAVFATISAKLASIGDNQLGGWYGYRASKTALNMFMKNVAIEYSRSCPHTIVVTLHPGTTDTQLSRPFQKNVVPDKLFSVERTVTQLLAVIEQLQKGDSGQFFSWDGSRLPW from the coding sequence ATGTCTTTTATTGATGAACTTAATCATACCAACGTCTTAATCATAGGAGCAAGCCAAGGAATTGGGTTAGGCTTTATAAAAAAATTGCTCCAAGATGGCAGAATCAACAAAATTTATGCCACTTATCGCCAACCAGAATCAGCCTCTGAATTAATAGATTTATCTGAACAATATTCTAGCCGTCTAACTTGTTTGATATTAGATATTACCGATGAGTTACAAATTGCTGAATCTATAAAACAAATACGCACTCAAATAGATAAATTACATTTAGTAATTAACTGTGTAGGATTGCTACATGAAGGTGATTTGCAACCTGAAAAAAGTTTAAGACAAATTAATGCAGACAACTTATTACGTTACTTCCAAGTAAACAGTGTAGGTGCTGTACTATTGGCTAAACATCTTTTACCATTGTTTCGCCATAATGAGTCTGCTGTCTTTGCTACCATATCAGCTAAATTAGCCAGTATAGGTGATAACCAACTTGGTGGATGGTATGGCTATCGCGCCTCTAAAACAGCACTTAATATGTTTATGAAAAATGTGGCGATTGAGTATAGTAGAAGTTGTCCTCACACGATAGTTGTAACTTTACATCCTGGTACAACTGATACACAACTTTCTCGTCCGTTTCAAAAAAATGTAGTTCCCGATAAATTATTCTCAGTTGAACGCACTGTTACCCAATTACTAGCTGTCATTGAACAACTACAAAAAGGTGATAGCGGACAATTTTTCTCTTGGGATGGAAGTAGATTACCTTGGTAG
- the mnmE gene encoding tRNA uridine-5-carboxymethylaminomethyl(34) synthesis GTPase MnmE, translated as MSELLAITGTIAAIATAVVPQQGSVGIVRVSGFHAIAIAQTLFYAPGKQVWESHRILYGYIRHPQTQQMVDEALLLIMKAPRSYTREDVVEFHCHGGIMAVQQVLQLCLENGARLAQPGEFTLRAFLNGRLDLTQAESIADLVGAKSPQAAQTALAGLQGKLAHPIRQLRANCLDILAEIEARIDFEEDLPPLDHKQIISDIDGIATEITKLLATKDKGELLRTGLKVAIVGRPNVGKSSLLNAWSQSDRAIVTDLPGTTRDVVESQIVVGGIPVQVLDTAGIRDTVDQVEKIGVERSRRAANTADLVLFTIDAATGWTDGDRQIYEQVQHRPLILVINKIDLVEKQLIHTLAYPQHINHIVHTAAAQNQGIDSLETAILEIVHTGKIQAADMDLAINQRQAAALTQAKIALTQVQVTISEKLPLDFWTIDLRGAIQALGEITGEDVTESVLDRIFSKFCIGK; from the coding sequence ATGTCGGAATTGTTGGCTATAACTGGAACTATCGCCGCGATCGCTACTGCTGTTGTCCCCCAACAGGGTAGTGTGGGTATTGTGCGGGTGTCTGGTTTCCACGCCATAGCCATTGCTCAAACTCTGTTTTATGCTCCTGGAAAGCAGGTTTGGGAAAGTCACCGCATTCTCTACGGTTATATTCGCCATCCCCAAACGCAACAGATGGTAGATGAAGCTTTGTTACTAATCATGAAAGCACCCCGTTCTTACACCCGTGAAGATGTGGTGGAATTTCATTGTCATGGCGGGATTATGGCAGTGCAGCAGGTATTGCAGTTGTGTTTGGAAAATGGTGCAAGGCTCGCACAACCTGGAGAATTTACCCTCCGCGCCTTTTTGAATGGGCGATTAGATTTAACTCAAGCCGAAAGTATTGCTGATTTGGTGGGAGCTAAATCACCCCAAGCTGCTCAAACTGCTTTAGCTGGGTTACAGGGAAAATTAGCCCATCCCATCCGTCAGTTACGCGCTAACTGTTTGGATATTTTGGCAGAAATTGAGGCTCGGATTGATTTTGAGGAAGACCTACCCCCGTTGGATCATAAACAAATAATATCAGATATTGATGGCATTGCCACAGAAATCACCAAATTATTGGCAACTAAAGATAAAGGTGAACTGCTGCGTACAGGGTTAAAAGTAGCAATCGTTGGTCGTCCGAATGTGGGCAAATCTAGCTTGTTGAATGCTTGGAGTCAGAGCGATCGCGCCATTGTCACTGACTTACCCGGTACAACCCGCGACGTGGTGGAATCTCAGATAGTAGTGGGGGGAATTCCGGTGCAGGTGCTAGATACAGCAGGCATTCGGGACACAGTAGACCAAGTAGAGAAGATAGGGGTAGAGCGATCGCGTCGTGCTGCCAACACAGCAGATTTAGTCTTATTCACCATCGATGCTGCCACAGGTTGGACAGATGGCGATAGACAAATCTACGAACAAGTACAACACCGTCCGTTGATTCTCGTGATTAATAAAATCGACTTAGTAGAAAAGCAACTCATTCATACTTTAGCATATCCCCAGCATATTAATCACATTGTCCACACAGCAGCAGCCCAAAATCAGGGGATTGATTCCCTAGAAACAGCAATTTTAGAGATAGTTCATACAGGTAAAATTCAAGCTGCTGATATGGATTTAGCCATTAACCAAAGACAAGCTGCTGCACTCACACAAGCTAAAATTGCTTTAACACAAGTACAGGTAACAATTTCCGAAAAATTACCTTTAGATTTTTGGACAATTGATTTAAGAGGTGCAATTCAAGCACTAGGAGAAATAACAGGAGAAGATGTAACTGAATCTGTACTTGATAGGATTTTCAGTAAATTTTGCATTGGTAAATAA
- a CDS encoding Glu/Leu/Phe/Val family dehydrogenase — protein MVSTPIIPLEAATPAHICPFDQACSYLEAAGKELRLDQGVLEILSHPRKVVTVSIPVKLDNGNIRVLAGHRVQHSDVLGPYKGGTRYHPAVTLREVSALAMLMTWKCALLGIPYGGAKGGIAIDPQNYSVGELERITRRYTSELIKDIGPSVDIPAPDMGTSAREMAWMMDTYSVNVGHSVPGVVTGKPLSIGGSLGREMATGRGVMIIVREALADIGKSLEGMRVVIQGFGNVGGAAAELLYQAGAKIIAVSTATGGVYSSHGLDIPALKAYAAENRKSVIGFPQVTPISNAELLTLPCDVLIPAALENQITAENVHQVKAQIIAEAANGPITLEANQFLEAQGVTVLPDILANAGGVVVSYLEWVQGLSYVFWDEARVNREMEHLMVQAYHHVIQQSKVRQVPLRLAAYTLGVGRVAQALNDRGLYP, from the coding sequence ATGGTTTCAACCCCTATCATTCCTTTAGAAGCTGCTACTCCAGCACATATTTGTCCATTTGACCAAGCTTGTAGTTATTTAGAAGCAGCCGGGAAAGAATTAAGGTTAGATCAAGGTGTACTAGAAATTCTTAGTCACCCACGCAAGGTAGTGACAGTTTCCATTCCCGTAAAGCTAGATAATGGTAATATCCGCGTCTTAGCAGGACATCGGGTACAACATTCTGATGTGTTAGGCCCCTACAAAGGCGGAACTAGATACCATCCGGCTGTCACACTGCGGGAAGTGTCGGCTTTAGCTATGCTGATGACGTGGAAATGTGCGCTGTTGGGTATTCCCTATGGTGGTGCAAAGGGAGGTATTGCGATCGATCCGCAAAATTATAGCGTGGGCGAATTAGAGCGGATTACTCGCCGCTATACCAGCGAGTTAATTAAAGATATTGGCCCCTCAGTAGACATACCCGCCCCAGACATGGGAACTTCCGCCCGTGAAATGGCTTGGATGATGGACACATATTCAGTGAATGTGGGTCATTCTGTACCCGGAGTTGTCACTGGTAAGCCTTTATCTATCGGCGGTTCACTAGGGCGAGAAATGGCTACCGGACGCGGTGTAATGATTATCGTCCGGGAAGCATTAGCAGATATAGGCAAATCTCTAGAGGGAATGCGAGTAGTTATCCAAGGTTTTGGGAATGTGGGAGGCGCAGCAGCTGAATTACTCTACCAAGCTGGAGCAAAAATTATTGCTGTTTCCACTGCTACGGGTGGGGTTTATTCATCTCATGGTCTTGATATTCCCGCATTAAAAGCTTATGCTGCCGAAAATCGTAAAAGTGTAATAGGTTTCCCACAAGTAACACCTATTAGTAATGCAGAGTTGCTAACTTTACCCTGTGATGTGTTAATTCCCGCCGCCTTAGAAAACCAGATTACAGCAGAAAATGTCCATCAAGTGAAAGCGCAAATCATTGCAGAAGCTGCTAACGGGCCAATAACTTTGGAAGCCAACCAATTTCTAGAGGCGCAGGGTGTAACTGTCCTACCAGATATCCTAGCCAATGCTGGTGGTGTGGTAGTAAGTTACTTGGAATGGGTGCAAGGTCTTTCTTACGTATTTTGGGATGAAGCACGTGTCAATCGGGAAATGGAACACTTAATGGTGCAAGCATATCATCATGTGATTCAACAGTCCAAAGTGCGGCAAGTTCCTCTAAGGTTAGCAGCTTATACTCTGGGAGTGGGTAGAGTTGCTCAAGCCTTAAATGATAGGGGTCTATATCCTTAA
- a CDS encoding sugar kinase, with translation MTNHALFVGLITLDLIYLAESAPQNNQKLVASDYTVAAGGPATNAAVTFSYLGNQATVLGVLGSHPMTELIRGDLTIYNVAIADLDPTINTAPPVSSIIVTQSTGERAVISINAVKNPASITSIPPDILHNIDIVLIDGHQMQVGYAIAKMAKAHHIPVVIDGGSWKPGFEQVLPLVDYAVCSANFYPPNCHSQAEVFAYLRTCGIPHIAITHGEQPITYSSHGQFGSIAVPSIPAVDTLGAGDIVHGAFCHYILQASFTDALDQAAKIAAEACKYFGTRRWMDFRTQ, from the coding sequence ATGACTAATCACGCTTTATTTGTGGGTTTAATCACTTTAGATTTAATTTACTTAGCTGAATCTGCCCCGCAAAATAATCAAAAGTTAGTTGCATCTGATTACACTGTAGCAGCAGGCGGCCCAGCTACCAACGCGGCTGTCACTTTTAGTTATCTAGGAAATCAAGCTACAGTTTTGGGTGTGTTGGGTTCGCATCCCATGACAGAGTTAATTCGGGGAGATTTAACTATATATAATGTAGCGATCGCTGATCTTGACCCTACCATCAATACAGCACCGCCTGTATCCTCCATTATTGTCACCCAATCCACCGGGGAACGGGCGGTCATTTCTATCAATGCTGTCAAAAACCCAGCCAGTATTACCTCAATTCCACCAGATATCTTACACAATATAGATATAGTCCTGATTGACGGACATCAGATGCAGGTGGGATATGCGATCGCTAAAATGGCTAAGGCTCATCATATCCCTGTAGTTATTGATGGTGGTAGTTGGAAACCAGGATTTGAACAAGTCTTACCCTTGGTAGATTACGCCGTTTGTTCGGCTAACTTTTACCCTCCCAACTGTCACTCTCAAGCAGAAGTTTTTGCTTATCTCCGCACCTGCGGTATTCCCCACATCGCCATTACCCACGGAGAACAACCAATTACCTACTCAAGTCATGGTCAATTTGGTAGTATAGCTGTACCTTCTATACCAGCAGTTGATACACTAGGGGCTGGAGATATTGTTCACGGTGCTTTTTGCCACTACATTTTACAAGCCAGTTTTACTGATGCTCTCGACCAAGCAGCTAAAATTGCGGCTGAAGCTTGTAAATATTTTGGTACGCGTCGCTGGATGGATTTTAGGACACAGTAA
- a CDS encoding Uma2 family endonuclease → MSVAKDLTTPEYVIFPPGDLYSDEPELESYLHLQQLILLLNTLEWWWQDRNDFFAAGNLTIFYSPKQLKSEHFRGPDFFVVLGTERKPRKSWVVWEEEGKYPNVIVELLSDSTSSTDRGLKKQIYQDIFRTPEYFWFDPNNLEFAGFILMGGKYEPIAPNPQGRLWSQQLELYLGVEQQNLRFYTADGEIVLTPEEVARLEMQRAEQEKQRSDRLEAKLRELGIDPNTI, encoded by the coding sequence ATGTCTGTAGCCAAAGATTTAACAACCCCAGAATATGTTATCTTTCCTCCAGGCGATTTATACAGTGATGAGCCAGAGTTGGAAAGTTATCTACATTTACAGCAACTAATCCTGTTATTAAACACCTTAGAATGGTGGTGGCAAGACCGCAATGATTTTTTTGCTGCTGGTAATCTGACTATTTTTTACAGTCCGAAACAGCTTAAATCTGAACACTTCCGAGGGCCGGATTTCTTCGTGGTGTTAGGAACAGAACGCAAACCCCGTAAAAGTTGGGTTGTCTGGGAAGAAGAAGGTAAGTATCCCAACGTGATTGTAGAACTACTATCAGATTCTACTTCGTCTACTGACAGAGGCTTAAAAAAACAAATCTATCAAGATATATTCCGCACGCCGGAATACTTTTGGTTCGACCCCAATAATTTAGAATTTGCTGGGTTTATTTTAATGGGTGGTAAATATGAGCCAATAGCACCCAATCCCCAAGGTAGGCTATGGAGTCAGCAATTAGAGTTATATTTAGGGGTTGAACAGCAGAATTTACGTTTTTACACTGCTGATGGGGAAATCGTACTCACACCAGAAGAAGTTGCAAGGTTGGAGATGCAGCGCGCTGAACAAGAAAAACAACGCAGCGATCGCTTAGAGGCGAAGCTGCGTGAATTAGGTATAGATCCAAATACTATTTAA
- a CDS encoding carotenoid oxygenase family protein, translated as MQSFQIPETAILEKSYTREDWQRGYESLTQEFDYWIDDIEGEIPQELQGTLFRNGPGLLDINGQRLHHPFDGDGMISRITFVNGRAHFCNKFVRTEGYLAEQKAGKILYRGVFGTQKPGGLLANIFNFKIKNIANTNVIYWGDKLLALWEACEPHLLDAYTLETLGKEYFNGVLSEGEAFSAHPRIDPNCIQDDGAPCLVNFSIKPGLSTTITIFELDPTGKVLRKQAHSVPGFCFIHDFVITPDYCIFFQNPVAFNPIPFALGIRAAGECIKFQPNQPTRIIVIPRFPKGENTGIKILETQAGFVFHHVNAFAVGNEIYIDSICYDSLPEVEPDSDFRQVDFDAGFPGQIWRFHLNLQDETVERNLIESRCCEFSSIHPDHVGRAYRYIYIGAGHAETGNAPLQALLKIDLESGERQLWSAAPRGFIGEPIFVPRPNAQTEDDGWLLALVYDAAHHRSDVVILDARDLAKDAIARLHLKHHIPYGLHGNFTSKIFVAN; from the coding sequence ATGCAGAGTTTTCAAATTCCAGAAACAGCAATTTTAGAAAAATCCTATACTCGTGAAGATTGGCAGAGAGGATACGAATCCCTTACCCAAGAGTTTGATTATTGGATTGATGATATAGAAGGAGAAATCCCTCAAGAACTGCAAGGCACATTGTTTAGAAATGGGCCAGGATTACTTGATATCAACGGTCAGCGTCTTCATCATCCTTTTGATGGGGATGGGATGATTAGCCGCATCACTTTTGTCAATGGTCGCGCCCATTTTTGTAATAAATTTGTGCGTACAGAAGGCTATCTAGCAGAACAAAAAGCCGGAAAAATTCTCTATCGTGGTGTATTTGGTACTCAAAAGCCAGGGGGTTTGTTAGCTAATATCTTTAATTTCAAAATCAAGAATATTGCTAACACCAACGTTATCTATTGGGGTGATAAACTTTTGGCACTATGGGAAGCTTGTGAACCCCATCTTCTCGATGCTTACACCCTAGAAACTTTAGGCAAAGAATACTTTAATGGAGTTTTGTCAGAGGGCGAAGCTTTTAGCGCACATCCTCGCATTGACCCTAATTGTATTCAAGATGATGGCGCACCTTGTTTAGTTAATTTTTCTATTAAACCGGGACTATCTACTACAATTACAATTTTTGAATTAGACCCAACAGGTAAAGTTCTCAGAAAACAAGCTCATAGTGTTCCGGGATTTTGTTTTATTCACGATTTTGTCATTACTCCTGATTACTGTATCTTTTTTCAAAACCCTGTCGCTTTTAATCCCATACCTTTCGCTTTGGGTATACGTGCAGCTGGGGAATGTATCAAATTCCAGCCAAATCAACCGACTCGAATTATAGTTATCCCTCGCTTTCCAAAAGGGGAAAATACAGGGATAAAAATTCTGGAAACACAAGCAGGTTTTGTGTTTCACCACGTTAATGCTTTTGCTGTCGGGAATGAAATTTATATTGACTCTATTTGCTACGATTCACTACCAGAAGTAGAACCAGACAGCGATTTTCGTCAAGTTGATTTTGATGCGGGTTTTCCTGGTCAAATCTGGCGTTTTCATCTTAATCTTCAAGATGAGACAGTAGAACGCAATTTAATTGAGAGTCGTTGTTGTGAATTTTCCAGCATACATCCTGACCATGTAGGACGCGCCTACAGATATATTTATATAGGTGCAGGTCATGCAGAAACTGGTAATGCACCACTGCAAGCATTACTAAAAATTGATTTAGAGTCTGGAGAAAGACAACTTTGGAGTGCTGCGCCGCGTGGTTTTATAGGTGAGCCGATTTTTGTCCCGCGTCCCAATGCTCAAACAGAAGATGATGGCTGGTTGCTAGCTTTAGTTTATGATGCTGCTCATCATCGCTCAGATGTGGTGATTTTGGATGCTCGTGATTTAGCAAAAGATGCGATTGCACGACTACATCTAAAACATCATATCCCCTATGGCCTGCACGGTAATTTTACCTCAAAAATTTTTGTGGCAAATTGA